One genomic segment of Aquamicrobium lusatiense includes these proteins:
- a CDS encoding YdcF family protein, translating to MFFYLSKLFWFVMQPINLIGLTALAGIMLAIVGWRRLSIFFSSIAFLVLAIGAWTSTGALMLHPLEDRFSRPDPAPAGIAGIIVLGGGFEGGVNLVRGGYELNASGDRFVEAAVLARRYPEARVVVTGGAGSMMLEGEGDGDTAPRLLTALGVEPGRLVLENKSRNTYENAVFTREIVKPQAGETWLLVTSAFHMPRSVGLFRKAGFDVVPWPADYRTAGNEYFGPAQDNVSDSLQNLTVGLREWIGLLAYWLSGRIDSPLPGPVD from the coding sequence ATGTTCTTCTATCTCTCCAAGCTGTTCTGGTTCGTGATGCAGCCGATCAACCTGATCGGCCTGACGGCGCTGGCGGGGATCATGCTCGCCATCGTCGGGTGGCGCCGTTTGTCCATCTTCTTCTCGTCCATCGCGTTTCTTGTGCTGGCCATCGGTGCATGGACTTCGACTGGTGCGCTGATGCTGCACCCGCTGGAGGATCGGTTTTCCCGTCCTGATCCGGCCCCTGCCGGCATCGCCGGCATCATCGTGCTGGGTGGCGGCTTCGAGGGCGGCGTGAACCTTGTGCGCGGCGGCTACGAGCTGAACGCAAGCGGCGATCGGTTTGTCGAGGCAGCCGTTCTTGCTAGGCGCTATCCCGAAGCCCGGGTGGTGGTGACCGGCGGTGCCGGCAGCATGATGCTGGAAGGAGAGGGCGATGGCGACACCGCCCCGCGGCTGCTGACTGCGCTGGGCGTGGAGCCCGGGCGGCTGGTTCTCGAAAACAAGTCTCGCAATACATACGAAAATGCCGTTTTCACACGCGAGATCGTCAAGCCGCAGGCGGGCGAGACATGGCTTCTGGTGACGTCCGCCTTCCACATGCCCCGATCGGTCGGCCTGTTTCGCAAGGCCGGATTCGATGTGGTGCCTTGGCCTGCCGATTACCGCACCGCCGGCAACGAGTATTTCGGCCCGGCGCAGGACAATGTGTCGGACTCCCTCCAGAATCTGACGGTTGGCCTGCGCGAATGGATCGGCTTGCTCGCCTACTGGCTGTCGGGCCGTATCGATTCGCCGCTTCCCGGTCCCGTAGACTGA